From the genome of Impatiens glandulifera chromosome 9, dImpGla2.1, whole genome shotgun sequence, one region includes:
- the LOC124915921 gene encoding uncharacterized protein LOC124915921, whose translation MSAPIQNLSSSSDSMSEEETESCLTTVSKDLKPLPLKKSTGNKRIRVEESTESFYERYPSLKKSLKYELAYGLNLYHLFEKYLSKIGDIKAKEMDEKWCKLFEKEAEIERESVELQKLMHESSKK comes from the coding sequence atgtctGCTCCTATTCAGAATCTCTCCTCTTCGTCCGATTCAATGAGCGAAGAAGAAACAGAATCATGTTTAACTACTGTTTCAAAAGATCTAAAGCCACTGCCATTGAAGAAATCCACAGGTAATAAACGGATCCGGGTTGAAGAAAGTACTGAAAGTTTTTATGAAAGATATCCATCACTGAAAAAATCATTGAAGTACGAACTTGCATATGGTTTAAACTTGTATCATCTTTTCGAAAAGTATCTGAGTAAAATTGGTGATATAAAAGCGAAAGAAATGGATGAGAAATGGTGTAAATTGTTCGAGAAAGAGGCTGAAATTGAGAGGGAGAGTGTCGAGTTACAGAAACTTATGCATGAGTCTAGCAAGAAGTAG
- the LOC124915922 gene encoding uncharacterized protein LOC124915922, which yields MAHIVHIDEKWFYLTKTAQNFYLSPDEPDPYRPIYDSQGLCIFDGKIGMYPFIEQVPAQRSSVNRAVGTLETKAITSITREVMKDYMINRVVPDLKALWPLTEGTNILIQQDNVRPHFSDDDIQWRAVASSDGFNIHLMQQPALSPNLNVNDLGWFRALQSIQEEEAPMNVDELVLAVLTSFQKHEPMKLNFVFLSIQSCMVEIMMQRGHNNYRLPHMKKQTLLREGALPEDLEVDNNLVSLYVDYCVDAGLNEAMLPVILELMKLEAEQV from the exons ATGGCACACATTGTCCACATAGATGAGAAGTGGTTTTATCTTACAAAGACTGCCCAGAATTTCTACTTATCACCTGATGAACCAGACCCTTACAG GCCAATCTATGATTCACAAGGTTTATGTATTTTTGATGGAAAAATAGGGATGTATCCCTTCATTGAACAAGTTCCAGCCCAGAGGTCAAGTGTTAATAGGGCAGTAGGGACATTGGAGACTAAAGCAATTACCTCTATTACAAGAGAAGTTATGAAGGACTATATGATCAATAGG GTTGTTCCAGATTTGAAAGCTTTGTGGCCATTGACAGAGggaacaaatattttgattcaGCAGGATAATGTCAGACCACATTTCAGTGATGATGACATTCAGTGGAGAGCAGTTGCTTCATCAGATGGATTTAATATCCATCTGATGCAACAACCTGCTCTTTCACCAAACTTGAATGTGAATGACCTAGGTTGGTTCAGGGCATTGCAATCAATACAAGAGGAGGAGGCACCTATGAATGTTGATGAATTAGTGTTAGCTGTTCTTActtcatttcaaaaacatgagccaatgaaattaaattttgtgtttttaagtATTCAGAGTTGTATGGTTGAGATTATGATGCAAAGAGGACATAACAACTATAGACTGCCACATATGAAGAAACAAACTCTTTTAAGGGAAGGAGCACTACCAGAAGATTTGGAGGTAGACAACAATTTGGTGTCATTATATGTTGATTACTGTGTTGATGCAGGCCTTAATGAGGCCATGTTACCAGTTATCTTAGAGTTGATGAAGTTGGAGGCAGAACAAGTTTAA
- the LOC124914861 gene encoding 60S ribosomal protein L18a-like protein — translation MSEDKKDRGFIAANYPPQIQPSSNMYGTFQGVANYPPQPAIGFPQPAPPPGASATPPPQYYAHGYQTVTGYAITDELPVRERRLFCCGIGMGWFLFIIGFFLAGIPWYVGAFVTLCIRTIDHREKPGYVACTLAAVLATIAILFGATS, via the exons ATGTCTGAAGACAAGAAAGATCGAGGATTTATCGCCGCCAATTATCCTCCGCAGATACAGCCGTCGTCGAATATGTATGGAACTTTCCAAGGAGTGGCGAATTATCCTCCTCAACCCGCTATCGGTTTCCCTCAACCCGCACCGCCTCCAGGAGCCTCTGCTACACCGCCGCCGCAGTACTATGCTCACGGTTATCAGACCGTTACAG GTTATGCCATTACTGACGAATTGCCTGTGAGAGAGCGCCGCCTTTTTTGCTGTGGCATTGGAATGGGATGGTTCTT GTTCATAATTGGCTTCTTCCTTGCTGGAATCCCCTGGTATGTTGGAGCGTTTGTGACACTTTGCATTAGAACAATTGATCACAGAGAGAAGCCTGGATATGTTGCATGTACTTTGGCT GCTGTTCTTGCGACCATTGCTATTCTTTTCGGTGCAACATCATAG